In a genomic window of Oncorhynchus keta strain PuntledgeMale-10-30-2019 chromosome 26, Oket_V2, whole genome shotgun sequence:
- the LOC118359278 gene encoding mixed lineage kinase domain-like protein isoform X2, translating into MPSAMDIIDPILGIAEKLYSLCGEVKANKKRCQRLGMRVKALEELVRAVKMKGLGEYPAHVENGLSELKFTLESAQDVVKKYASANYLKRILKAYDQGDDFESLNERLNDAAQVLSLALQVDQRQKLQQVFQEATRWREDEEDREIDCLELQKLLHSLAEGNKERLDTMHEKMDSTKKDVKDIKAMLETLQKPSILIQDIREIKPEELTYDMPKEPILKNDNSVLYKGEYNKFTVAIKRYTYPRSTSPSQLRSIFKKEVETMKRFESPNILRMFGICVQQEGGPNPNYLIVMEFCEKGSLREVLDSQSKLPWDRRARMSLDAAQGLYRLHQSEKKFQVHGCINSRKFLVDTGYRVKLGGLELVKTETSLKKSKDRKSCSLCYSSPEQLENINNPYNKACEMYSFGIVLWEIATREIPFRDCLPEEVLKRVSKDKYTEPLPEDSPKQLGELINACRSYDSFHRPTAGVLVDRLRKVVEQLEED; encoded by the exons ATGCCCTCAG CCATGGACATCATAGATCCCATCTTGGGCATAGCGGAGAAGCTCTACTCTCTATGTGGTGAAGTGAAAGCCAACAAGAAGCGATGTCAGCGTTTGGGTATGCGCGTAAAAGCCTTGGAAGAGCTGGTGAGGGCGGTAAAGATGAAGGGGCTGGGGGAATACCCTGCACATGTGGAGAACGGCCTGAGTGAGCTCAAATTCACCTTAGAATCTGCCCAGGATGTGGTTAAGAAATATGCCAGTGCCAACTACCTGAAGCGCATCCTGAAGGCCTACGACCAGGGAGATGATTTTGAAAGTTTGAATGAGCGCTTGAACGATGCGGCTCAGGTGCTCTCGCTTGCCCTGCAGGTGGACCAGAGACAGAAGCTACAGCAGGTGTTTCAAGAGGCAACAcgatggagagaggatgaggaagacagagagattgatTGTCTGGAGCTGCAAAAAT TGCTACATTCTCTGGCGGAGGGCAACAAGGAAAGATTGGACACAATGCATGAGAAAATGGACTCTACCAAAAAGGATGTGAAAGACATCAAAGCAATGTTGGAAACCT TACAGAAGCCCAGCATTTTAATTCAAGACATCAGAGAGATCAAACCAGAGGAGCTGACCTACGACATGCCCAAAGAGCCCATATTAAAAAATGACAACTCAGTTTTGTACAAAGGAGAGTATAACAAATTCACAGTAGCCATCAAAAGATACACCTACCCAAGGAGCACAAGCCCAAG TCAGCTGAGAAGCATCTTCAAAAAGGAGGTGGAGACTATGAAGCGCTTTGAGTCGCCAAACATCCTGCGAATGTTTGGGATCTGTGTCCAGCAAGAGGGTG GTCCCAATCCAAACTACCTTATTGTGATGGAGTTTTGTGAGAAGGGCAGTCTAAGAGAGGTGCTGGATTCCCAAAGTAAGCTGCCCTGGGACAGAAGGGCCCGCATGAGTCTGGATGCAGCACAAGGCCTTTACAG ATTACACCAGTCTGAGAAGAAGTTTCAAGTGCACGGATGCATCAACAGCAGAAAGTTCCTAGTAGATACCGGGTACAGAGTGAAG CTAGGAGGTTTGGAGCTGGTGAAAACAGAGACTTCGTTGAAGAAGTCTAAGGACCGGAAGAGCTGCTCCTTATGCTACAGCTCCCCGGAGCAGCTTGAGAATATAAACAACCCCTACAACAAAGCCTGTGAGATGTATAG TTTTGGCATTGTCCTATGGGAGATTGCAACCCGCGAGATTCCCTTCAGAG ACTGCTTACCGGAAGAGGTGTTAAAGAGGGTGAGTAAAGACAAATATACTGAACCTCTTCCTGAAGACTCCCCAAAACAGTTGGGAGAGCTGATCAACGCCTGTCGCTCCTATGACAGCTTCCACAGGCCAACGGCAGGAG TGTTGGTGGACAGGCTCCGCAAAGTGGTGGAGCAGTTAGAGGAGGACTAA
- the LOC118359278 gene encoding mixed lineage kinase domain-like protein isoform X3 has product MDIIDPILGIAEKLYSLCGEVKANKKRCQRLGMRVKALEELVRAVKMKGLGEYPAHVENGLSELKFTLESAQDVVKKYASANYLKRILKAYDQGDDFESLNERLNDAAQVLSLALQVDQRQKLQQVFQEATRWREDEEDREIDCLELQKLLHSLAEGNKERLDTMHEKMDSTKKDVKDIKAMLETLQKPSILIQDIREIKPEELTYDMPKEPILKNDNSVLYKGEYNKFTVAIKRYTYPRSTSPSQLRSIFKKEVETMKRFESPNILRMFGICVQQEGGPNPNYLIVMEFCEKGSLREVLDSQSKLPWDRRARMSLDAAQGLYRLHQSEKKFQVHGCINSRKFLVDTGYRVKLGGLELVKTETSLKKSKDRKSCSLCYSSPEQLENINNPYNKACEMYSFGIVLWEIATREIPFRDCLPEEVLKRVSKDKYTEPLPEDSPKQLGELINACRSYDSFHRPTAGVLVDRLRKVVEQLEED; this is encoded by the exons ATGGACATCATAGATCCCATCTTGGGCATAGCGGAGAAGCTCTACTCTCTATGTGGTGAAGTGAAAGCCAACAAGAAGCGATGTCAGCGTTTGGGTATGCGCGTAAAAGCCTTGGAAGAGCTGGTGAGGGCGGTAAAGATGAAGGGGCTGGGGGAATACCCTGCACATGTGGAGAACGGCCTGAGTGAGCTCAAATTCACCTTAGAATCTGCCCAGGATGTGGTTAAGAAATATGCCAGTGCCAACTACCTGAAGCGCATCCTGAAGGCCTACGACCAGGGAGATGATTTTGAAAGTTTGAATGAGCGCTTGAACGATGCGGCTCAGGTGCTCTCGCTTGCCCTGCAGGTGGACCAGAGACAGAAGCTACAGCAGGTGTTTCAAGAGGCAACAcgatggagagaggatgaggaagacagagagattgatTGTCTGGAGCTGCAAAAAT TGCTACATTCTCTGGCGGAGGGCAACAAGGAAAGATTGGACACAATGCATGAGAAAATGGACTCTACCAAAAAGGATGTGAAAGACATCAAAGCAATGTTGGAAACCT TACAGAAGCCCAGCATTTTAATTCAAGACATCAGAGAGATCAAACCAGAGGAGCTGACCTACGACATGCCCAAAGAGCCCATATTAAAAAATGACAACTCAGTTTTGTACAAAGGAGAGTATAACAAATTCACAGTAGCCATCAAAAGATACACCTACCCAAGGAGCACAAGCCCAAG TCAGCTGAGAAGCATCTTCAAAAAGGAGGTGGAGACTATGAAGCGCTTTGAGTCGCCAAACATCCTGCGAATGTTTGGGATCTGTGTCCAGCAAGAGGGTG GTCCCAATCCAAACTACCTTATTGTGATGGAGTTTTGTGAGAAGGGCAGTCTAAGAGAGGTGCTGGATTCCCAAAGTAAGCTGCCCTGGGACAGAAGGGCCCGCATGAGTCTGGATGCAGCACAAGGCCTTTACAG ATTACACCAGTCTGAGAAGAAGTTTCAAGTGCACGGATGCATCAACAGCAGAAAGTTCCTAGTAGATACCGGGTACAGAGTGAAG CTAGGAGGTTTGGAGCTGGTGAAAACAGAGACTTCGTTGAAGAAGTCTAAGGACCGGAAGAGCTGCTCCTTATGCTACAGCTCCCCGGAGCAGCTTGAGAATATAAACAACCCCTACAACAAAGCCTGTGAGATGTATAG TTTTGGCATTGTCCTATGGGAGATTGCAACCCGCGAGATTCCCTTCAGAG ACTGCTTACCGGAAGAGGTGTTAAAGAGGGTGAGTAAAGACAAATATACTGAACCTCTTCCTGAAGACTCCCCAAAACAGTTGGGAGAGCTGATCAACGCCTGTCGCTCCTATGACAGCTTCCACAGGCCAACGGCAGGAG TGTTGGTGGACAGGCTCCGCAAAGTGGTGGAGCAGTTAGAGGAGGACTAA
- the LOC118359278 gene encoding mixed lineage kinase domain-like protein isoform X5, giving the protein MHFLKPFLLSPAMDIIDPILGIAEKLYSLCGEVKANKKRCQRLGMRVKALEELVRAVKMKGLGEYPAHVENGLSELKFTLESAQDVVKKYASANYLKRILKAYDQGDDFESLNERLNDAAQVLSLALQVDQRQKLQQVFQEATRWREDEEDREIDCLELQKLLHSLAEGNKERLDTMHEKMDSTKKDVKDIKAMLETLQKPSILIQDIREIKPEELTYDMPKEPILKNDNSVLYKGEYNKFTVAIKRYTYPRSTSPSQLRSIFKKEVETMKRFESPNILRMFGICVQQEGGPNPNYLIVMEFCEKGSLREVLDSQSKLPWDRRARMSLDAAQGLYRLHQSEKKFQVHGCINSRKFLVDTGYRVKLGGLELVKTETSLKKSKDRKSCSLCYSSPEQLENINNPYNKACEMYSFGIVLWEIATREIPFRDCLPEEVLKRCWWTGSAKWWSS; this is encoded by the exons ATGCATTTCTTAAAACCATTTCTTCTTTCTCCAGCCATGGACATCATAGATCCCATCTTGGGCATAGCGGAGAAGCTCTACTCTCTATGTGGTGAAGTGAAAGCCAACAAGAAGCGATGTCAGCGTTTGGGTATGCGCGTAAAAGCCTTGGAAGAGCTGGTGAGGGCGGTAAAGATGAAGGGGCTGGGGGAATACCCTGCACATGTGGAGAACGGCCTGAGTGAGCTCAAATTCACCTTAGAATCTGCCCAGGATGTGGTTAAGAAATATGCCAGTGCCAACTACCTGAAGCGCATCCTGAAGGCCTACGACCAGGGAGATGATTTTGAAAGTTTGAATGAGCGCTTGAACGATGCGGCTCAGGTGCTCTCGCTTGCCCTGCAGGTGGACCAGAGACAGAAGCTACAGCAGGTGTTTCAAGAGGCAACAcgatggagagaggatgaggaagacagagagattgatTGTCTGGAGCTGCAAAAAT TGCTACATTCTCTGGCGGAGGGCAACAAGGAAAGATTGGACACAATGCATGAGAAAATGGACTCTACCAAAAAGGATGTGAAAGACATCAAAGCAATGTTGGAAACCT TACAGAAGCCCAGCATTTTAATTCAAGACATCAGAGAGATCAAACCAGAGGAGCTGACCTACGACATGCCCAAAGAGCCCATATTAAAAAATGACAACTCAGTTTTGTACAAAGGAGAGTATAACAAATTCACAGTAGCCATCAAAAGATACACCTACCCAAGGAGCACAAGCCCAAG TCAGCTGAGAAGCATCTTCAAAAAGGAGGTGGAGACTATGAAGCGCTTTGAGTCGCCAAACATCCTGCGAATGTTTGGGATCTGTGTCCAGCAAGAGGGTG GTCCCAATCCAAACTACCTTATTGTGATGGAGTTTTGTGAGAAGGGCAGTCTAAGAGAGGTGCTGGATTCCCAAAGTAAGCTGCCCTGGGACAGAAGGGCCCGCATGAGTCTGGATGCAGCACAAGGCCTTTACAG ATTACACCAGTCTGAGAAGAAGTTTCAAGTGCACGGATGCATCAACAGCAGAAAGTTCCTAGTAGATACCGGGTACAGAGTGAAG CTAGGAGGTTTGGAGCTGGTGAAAACAGAGACTTCGTTGAAGAAGTCTAAGGACCGGAAGAGCTGCTCCTTATGCTACAGCTCCCCGGAGCAGCTTGAGAATATAAACAACCCCTACAACAAAGCCTGTGAGATGTATAG TTTTGGCATTGTCCTATGGGAGATTGCAACCCGCGAGATTCCCTTCAGAG ACTGCTTACCGGAAGAGGTGTTAAAGAGG TGTTGGTGGACAGGCTCCGCAAAGTGGTGGAGCAGTTAG
- the LOC118359278 gene encoding mixed lineage kinase domain-like protein isoform X1, with protein MHFLKPFLLSPAMDIIDPILGIAEKLYSLCGEVKANKKRCQRLGMRVKALEELVRAVKMKGLGEYPAHVENGLSELKFTLESAQDVVKKYASANYLKRILKAYDQGDDFESLNERLNDAAQVLSLALQVDQRQKLQQVFQEATRWREDEEDREIDCLELQKLLHSLAEGNKERLDTMHEKMDSTKKDVKDIKAMLETLQKPSILIQDIREIKPEELTYDMPKEPILKNDNSVLYKGEYNKFTVAIKRYTYPRSTSPSQLRSIFKKEVETMKRFESPNILRMFGICVQQEGGPNPNYLIVMEFCEKGSLREVLDSQSKLPWDRRARMSLDAAQGLYRLHQSEKKFQVHGCINSRKFLVDTGYRVKLGGLELVKTETSLKKSKDRKSCSLCYSSPEQLENINNPYNKACEMYSFGIVLWEIATREIPFRDCLPEEVLKRVSKDKYTEPLPEDSPKQLGELINACRSYDSFHRPTAGVLVDRLRKVVEQLEED; from the exons ATGCATTTCTTAAAACCATTTCTTCTTTCTCCAGCCATGGACATCATAGATCCCATCTTGGGCATAGCGGAGAAGCTCTACTCTCTATGTGGTGAAGTGAAAGCCAACAAGAAGCGATGTCAGCGTTTGGGTATGCGCGTAAAAGCCTTGGAAGAGCTGGTGAGGGCGGTAAAGATGAAGGGGCTGGGGGAATACCCTGCACATGTGGAGAACGGCCTGAGTGAGCTCAAATTCACCTTAGAATCTGCCCAGGATGTGGTTAAGAAATATGCCAGTGCCAACTACCTGAAGCGCATCCTGAAGGCCTACGACCAGGGAGATGATTTTGAAAGTTTGAATGAGCGCTTGAACGATGCGGCTCAGGTGCTCTCGCTTGCCCTGCAGGTGGACCAGAGACAGAAGCTACAGCAGGTGTTTCAAGAGGCAACAcgatggagagaggatgaggaagacagagagattgatTGTCTGGAGCTGCAAAAAT TGCTACATTCTCTGGCGGAGGGCAACAAGGAAAGATTGGACACAATGCATGAGAAAATGGACTCTACCAAAAAGGATGTGAAAGACATCAAAGCAATGTTGGAAACCT TACAGAAGCCCAGCATTTTAATTCAAGACATCAGAGAGATCAAACCAGAGGAGCTGACCTACGACATGCCCAAAGAGCCCATATTAAAAAATGACAACTCAGTTTTGTACAAAGGAGAGTATAACAAATTCACAGTAGCCATCAAAAGATACACCTACCCAAGGAGCACAAGCCCAAG TCAGCTGAGAAGCATCTTCAAAAAGGAGGTGGAGACTATGAAGCGCTTTGAGTCGCCAAACATCCTGCGAATGTTTGGGATCTGTGTCCAGCAAGAGGGTG GTCCCAATCCAAACTACCTTATTGTGATGGAGTTTTGTGAGAAGGGCAGTCTAAGAGAGGTGCTGGATTCCCAAAGTAAGCTGCCCTGGGACAGAAGGGCCCGCATGAGTCTGGATGCAGCACAAGGCCTTTACAG ATTACACCAGTCTGAGAAGAAGTTTCAAGTGCACGGATGCATCAACAGCAGAAAGTTCCTAGTAGATACCGGGTACAGAGTGAAG CTAGGAGGTTTGGAGCTGGTGAAAACAGAGACTTCGTTGAAGAAGTCTAAGGACCGGAAGAGCTGCTCCTTATGCTACAGCTCCCCGGAGCAGCTTGAGAATATAAACAACCCCTACAACAAAGCCTGTGAGATGTATAG TTTTGGCATTGTCCTATGGGAGATTGCAACCCGCGAGATTCCCTTCAGAG ACTGCTTACCGGAAGAGGTGTTAAAGAGGGTGAGTAAAGACAAATATACTGAACCTCTTCCTGAAGACTCCCCAAAACAGTTGGGAGAGCTGATCAACGCCTGTCGCTCCTATGACAGCTTCCACAGGCCAACGGCAGGAG TGTTGGTGGACAGGCTCCGCAAAGTGGTGGAGCAGTTAGAGGAGGACTAA
- the LOC118359278 gene encoding mixed lineage kinase domain-like protein isoform X4 → MHFLKPFLLSPAMDIIDPILGIAEKLYSLCGEVKANKKRCQRLGMRVKALEELVRAVKMKGLGEYPAHVENGLSELKFTLESAQDVVKKYASANYLKRILKAYDQGDDFESLNERLNDAAQVLSLALQVDQRQKLQQVFQEATRWREDEEDREIDCLELQKLQKPSILIQDIREIKPEELTYDMPKEPILKNDNSVLYKGEYNKFTVAIKRYTYPRSTSPSQLRSIFKKEVETMKRFESPNILRMFGICVQQEGGPNPNYLIVMEFCEKGSLREVLDSQSKLPWDRRARMSLDAAQGLYRLHQSEKKFQVHGCINSRKFLVDTGYRVKLGGLELVKTETSLKKSKDRKSCSLCYSSPEQLENINNPYNKACEMYSFGIVLWEIATREIPFRDCLPEEVLKRVSKDKYTEPLPEDSPKQLGELINACRSYDSFHRPTAGVLVDRLRKVVEQLEED, encoded by the exons ATGCATTTCTTAAAACCATTTCTTCTTTCTCCAGCCATGGACATCATAGATCCCATCTTGGGCATAGCGGAGAAGCTCTACTCTCTATGTGGTGAAGTGAAAGCCAACAAGAAGCGATGTCAGCGTTTGGGTATGCGCGTAAAAGCCTTGGAAGAGCTGGTGAGGGCGGTAAAGATGAAGGGGCTGGGGGAATACCCTGCACATGTGGAGAACGGCCTGAGTGAGCTCAAATTCACCTTAGAATCTGCCCAGGATGTGGTTAAGAAATATGCCAGTGCCAACTACCTGAAGCGCATCCTGAAGGCCTACGACCAGGGAGATGATTTTGAAAGTTTGAATGAGCGCTTGAACGATGCGGCTCAGGTGCTCTCGCTTGCCCTGCAGGTGGACCAGAGACAGAAGCTACAGCAGGTGTTTCAAGAGGCAACAcgatggagagaggatgaggaagacagagagattgatTGTCTGGAGCTGCAAAAAT TACAGAAGCCCAGCATTTTAATTCAAGACATCAGAGAGATCAAACCAGAGGAGCTGACCTACGACATGCCCAAAGAGCCCATATTAAAAAATGACAACTCAGTTTTGTACAAAGGAGAGTATAACAAATTCACAGTAGCCATCAAAAGATACACCTACCCAAGGAGCACAAGCCCAAG TCAGCTGAGAAGCATCTTCAAAAAGGAGGTGGAGACTATGAAGCGCTTTGAGTCGCCAAACATCCTGCGAATGTTTGGGATCTGTGTCCAGCAAGAGGGTG GTCCCAATCCAAACTACCTTATTGTGATGGAGTTTTGTGAGAAGGGCAGTCTAAGAGAGGTGCTGGATTCCCAAAGTAAGCTGCCCTGGGACAGAAGGGCCCGCATGAGTCTGGATGCAGCACAAGGCCTTTACAG ATTACACCAGTCTGAGAAGAAGTTTCAAGTGCACGGATGCATCAACAGCAGAAAGTTCCTAGTAGATACCGGGTACAGAGTGAAG CTAGGAGGTTTGGAGCTGGTGAAAACAGAGACTTCGTTGAAGAAGTCTAAGGACCGGAAGAGCTGCTCCTTATGCTACAGCTCCCCGGAGCAGCTTGAGAATATAAACAACCCCTACAACAAAGCCTGTGAGATGTATAG TTTTGGCATTGTCCTATGGGAGATTGCAACCCGCGAGATTCCCTTCAGAG ACTGCTTACCGGAAGAGGTGTTAAAGAGGGTGAGTAAAGACAAATATACTGAACCTCTTCCTGAAGACTCCCCAAAACAGTTGGGAGAGCTGATCAACGCCTGTCGCTCCTATGACAGCTTCCACAGGCCAACGGCAGGAG TGTTGGTGGACAGGCTCCGCAAAGTGGTGGAGCAGTTAGAGGAGGACTAA